ATATTTAGCACCTCACCCAAAACGAGGAAAAAGAAATGAACCTGCTTATGTCAAACTAGTTGCTGAAAAAATTGCTGAATTGAAAAATATGAAATATGAGGAAATCGCTACTTACACAACGAATAACGCTGAAAAATTATTTCGGATAAAATAAAATTGTAATTTATTTGTAACAAATAGACTTCTCTGTAACTTAATCTTAAGCTAAAGCGATAAGCAAAAATGTGAATTCTTGGAAAAGCTATACCTATCGCCTACGACCAGAGATGTAGTTCTTTGAAATATATTTGTCATATTTTCGTTTGAACAATAAAATGTAAAAAAGATAAATGCCTTTATACCAATAAAAATGCTCTTTATTGTGAAAAAAGAGGCGTATTTTTCCTGCAAAATTGACAGTTCTTTAGCCCCCTGTATATAATCACTAGCGAACAGGAAGGGGAGAAACACATGACCACGGAACAAAGCAGTAACACAAGCCGAATTTCAAAATGGACCATTCCATTTTTGATCATAGGGTTTGTTATTGTCATCGCATTCGTTTTTTATTTCGTTTTTGAAGGAACTAAAAATGATATTACTATCGTGAATGCCGGAGCAAAAATGGAGTCAAGAACACACGCAGCGACAGTTGGTGAAGCGTTAAAAGAATCAGACATTAAAGTGAGAGAACATGACCAAGTATCTCCTGTGAAAAGTACACCTATTAAAGATGGCATGAAAATAAATTACATACCAGCAAATTCTGTGACAATTATGGACACTGGTAAAAAGATGCAAATTTGGAGTACGAAAAAAACAGTTAAAGAAGTACTTAAAGATAAAAATATTAAATTAAGCCCACATGATGTACTAAATGTTGGGCTTAGCGATAAAGTCAAAAATGGGCTACAAATTGATATTACACGTGCCATTCAACTTTCTTTAGAAAATGGCAATAAAAAAGAAAATGTATGGACAACAAAAAAGACGGTAGGCGACTTACTTTCAGAAAAGAAGATTCATTTAACTAAAGATGATCGCATTTCCCCTACTAAAAACGTCAGATTAACAAAAAACATGAACGTTCAAGTAATATACGTTGATAAAAAAACGGAAACTAAAACAGAAACAGTAGCCTTTGACACAATTTACCGAAATGATGCAAATCTTGAAAAAGGTAATGAAAAAGTGATTTCCAAAGGAGAAGC
This DNA window, taken from Listeria sp. PSOL-1, encodes the following:
- a CDS encoding G5 and 3D domain-containing protein, which encodes MTTEQSSNTSRISKWTIPFLIIGFVIVIAFVFYFVFEGTKNDITIVNAGAKMESRTHAATVGEALKESDIKVREHDQVSPVKSTPIKDGMKINYIPANSVTIMDTGKKMQIWSTKKTVKEVLKDKNIKLSPHDVLNVGLSDKVKNGLQIDITRAIQLSLENGNKKENVWTTKKTVGDLLSEKKIHLTKDDRISPTKNVRLTKNMNVQVIYVDKKTETKTETVAFDTIYRNDANLEKGNEKVISKGEAGKRKVTYEKVIENGKQVKNNRISDELMTKPKNKIVARGTKTTQTNYSVQPVSSEASVNGERSFVVEATAYSGGGITATGINLSANPGAKVISVDPRVIPLGSRVFVEGYGEAIAGDTGGAIKGNIIDVYFPNESSCYSWGRRSVKITIL